The following proteins are co-located in the Triticum aestivum cultivar Chinese Spring chromosome 1A, IWGSC CS RefSeq v2.1, whole genome shotgun sequence genome:
- the LOC123156029 gene encoding uncharacterized protein yields MPLPLRRLSSPLRRSLSTAASRPAWAMVYRISTAEESARGASLSLAPPPLPSRVTVPKRAFALDPLPAADRRFINVFGSSVLAASGHGLLLLGAYKNRANAFEMFEDRPPSAVPFEVLDQVYERWCCSDPMRLARFVCNPVTGEMARLPDFDGTEDAFAASTGLLTHADGGHGPPKRYAAAQLSVVDRGRRFLLRRLTSETGKWDELLLPSPLPPGRRMHMNHEVLDFGGRLWWVDVSWGALNVDPFSDRPELCPVELPGGSMLPNQQSAIEMWQLLLHRRMGVSDGRLRFVEVSEEPFRIKSFTLGGDSGRWTLEHQVSWRTLYSDAKATPLIAAIDPLNPDSLYFTVLVGKASCLSVDLSVPVGKALCLGVDMRSKRPTESMALGGGGVHPSKCNSSFVLPCVLPSFLGSSSIPGKNGLMKNKTLADILVRSDKQPNA; encoded by the exons ATGCCGCTCCCGCTCCGCCGCCTCTCCAGCCCCCTCCGCCGCTCCCTCTCCACCGCCGCCTCGCGCCCCGCCTGGGCGATGGTCTACCGGATCTCGACGGCGGAGGAGTCGGCGCGGGGCGCGTCCCTCTCGCTCGCCCCGCCCCCGCTCCCCTCCCGCGTCACCGTCCCCAAGCGGGCCTTCGCTCTGGACCCCCTCCCGGCCGCCGACCGCCGCTTCATCAACGTCTTCGGCAGCAGCGTCCTCGCCGCGAGCGGCcacggcctcctcctgctcggcgCCTACAAGAATCGCGCCAACGCCTTCGAAATGTTCGAGGACCGGCCCCCGTCCGCCGTCCCGTTCGAGGTCCTCGACCAGGTGTACGAGCGCTGGTGCTGCTCCGACCCGATGAGGCTCGCCCGCTTCGTCTGCAACCCCGTCACCGGCGAGATGGCGCGCCTCCCGGACTTCGACGGCACGGAGGACGCCTTCGCCGCGTCCACGGGCCTCCTCACCCACGCCGACGGCGGGCACGGGCCGCCCAAGAGGTACGCGGCCGCGCAGCTCAGCGTGGTCGACCGCGGACGCCGATTCCTGCTGCGCCGGCTCACTTCGGAGACAGGAAAGTGGGACGAGCTGCTGCTGCCGTCCCCGCTGCCGCCTGGGCGCCGGATGCACATGAACCACGAGGTGCTGGACTTCGGGGGCCGGCTCTGGTGGGTGGACGTGAGCTGGGGCGCCCTCAACGTCGACCCGTTCAGCGACCGGCCTGAGCTCTGCCCCGTCGAGCTGCCAGGAGGCAGCATGCTTCCGAACCAACAGAGCGCTATCGAGATGTGGCAGCTCCTCCTGCACAGGCGCATGGGGGTCAGCGACGGCAGGCTGCGGTTTGTCGAGGTTTCCGAGGAGCCCTTCCGCATCAAGTCGTTCACGCTGGGCGGCGATAGTGGCCGTTGGACGCTGGAGCATCAGGTGTCGTGGAGAACTCTCTATTCCGATGCCAAGGCGACGCCTTTGATTGCTGCCATTGATCCACTCAACCCCGACTCGCTGTATTTCACCGTGCTTGTGGGCAAAGCATCATGTTTAAGCGTGGATCTCTCTGTGCCTGTCGGCAAAGCATTATGTTTAGGCGTGGACATGCGCTCGAAGAGACCGACTGAGTCTATGGCATTAGGTGGTGGCGGCGTTCATCCAAGCAAGTGCAACTCAAGCTTTGTTCTGCCATGTGTGCTCCCCTCATTTCTCGGATCAAGCTCCATTCCAG GCAAGAACGGCCTCATGAAAAACAAGACTCTGGCAGATATTCTGGTTCGTTCAGACAAACAGCCGAATGCCTGA